The following coding sequences lie in one Treponema sp. OMZ 790 genomic window:
- the ispG gene encoding (E)-4-hydroxy-3-methylbut-2-enyl-diphosphate synthase, whose protein sequence is MNSIKIPRKIEIGGKGQVKKLTLGGSSPILLQTMWKESLLGADLYAITKKLNEFEQLGCDIVRFAVPEMDSAEQFVKLTRLTPMPLVADIHFDYKLALRCMDGDTAKIRINPGNIGSKEKTEAVIQKAKDTGTAIRIGVNTGSLPSDLKKQIEEAKSKKNLSGDKKSFEDEISLLRANALTEAASRELEIFAKADFKNAVVSMKASNVRETVIANEIFAKKFDNPLHLGVTEAGPLIQGIVKSTIAFYRLLEQNIGSTIRVSLSDSCENEIIAGREILTECGKRHGGIRLVSCPRCGRKGFDVQAFVKRWQTRLLSEKKDISIAVMGCAVNGPGEGKHADLGITGAEDSVIIFKHGEITKRLDLKKLTEEEKIAAVDKAFIEELQSI, encoded by the coding sequence ATGAACTCGATAAAAATACCGCGAAAGATTGAAATCGGCGGAAAAGGACAGGTTAAAAAACTTACTCTTGGAGGTTCTTCCCCAATCTTGCTTCAGACCATGTGGAAAGAAAGCTTATTGGGTGCGGACCTCTATGCTATTACAAAAAAACTAAACGAGTTCGAGCAATTAGGCTGCGATATTGTACGTTTCGCGGTTCCCGAAATGGATTCGGCAGAGCAATTTGTAAAACTTACCCGATTGACTCCGATGCCCCTTGTGGCAGATATTCATTTTGATTATAAGCTGGCCCTGCGCTGCATGGACGGGGATACTGCAAAAATACGCATAAACCCCGGCAACATCGGTTCAAAGGAAAAAACTGAGGCCGTTATACAAAAAGCAAAGGATACCGGAACTGCAATACGCATCGGAGTGAATACAGGCTCGCTGCCCTCGGATTTAAAAAAACAAATAGAAGAAGCAAAGTCAAAAAAAAATTTAAGCGGCGATAAAAAATCATTTGAAGATGAAATTTCACTTCTGAGAGCAAATGCCTTAACCGAAGCCGCCTCAAGGGAACTCGAAATTTTTGCAAAAGCAGATTTTAAAAATGCCGTAGTATCGATGAAGGCTTCCAATGTCCGGGAAACGGTTATTGCAAACGAAATCTTTGCTAAAAAATTCGATAATCCCCTTCACCTTGGAGTTACCGAGGCAGGCCCCCTGATTCAGGGCATTGTAAAAAGCACGATAGCCTTTTACAGGCTTTTGGAGCAAAACATAGGAAGCACAATAAGAGTAAGCCTTTCCGATTCTTGCGAAAATGAAATTATAGCCGGAAGAGAAATATTAACCGAATGCGGCAAGCGGCATGGCGGAATAAGGCTCGTATCCTGCCCGCGATGCGGAAGAAAGGGCTTTGATGTTCAAGCCTTTGTAAAGCGCTGGCAGACAAGACTCCTTTCAGAAAAAAAGGATATAAGCATTGCAGTGATGGGCTGTGCGGTAAACGGCCCCGGAGAAGGCAAACATGCAGACCTCGGAATTACCGGAGCGGAAGACTCCGTTATAATATTTAAACATGGAGAAATCACTAAACGCTTGGATTTAAAAAAATTAACCGAAGAAGAAAAAATTGCGGCTGTAGATAAGGCCTTTATAGAGGAGCTTCAAAGTATATGA
- a CDS encoding lipopolysaccharide assembly protein LapB: protein MKKRIKSIFIALCIFGIYLSGFAIEAADKNEKPWHLLEQAKIQMEKKEFGLALHLTNRARDIHKEQMEAKYAYMFNALKPKRVRHEGDNISDVYEILHKREDYDACKILDEIFLTHPPIFFDKSISKLMTWLEKRKAFPETDYLAGQIYFSEGDYEQAMHYYKEAWKAHKFLEIPDARFNIIYSLADTSKLLHKYDEQEKYLLLVLTEDPMYGTTNLESDPLQAMIKTITSEKTTEKFFLLYRNRNPIALKAYMDLTEIYSEAGKTRRALATAVLASIITITNLDDIISKDDYNYEYTEFASLLHKLNRKPEVLVWAEKQNFWRSFMNLADCLAKNGNIEQASYLYSKLAESIPSIKYAQEAVYKKEQLNKKIFIRADN from the coding sequence ATGAAAAAGAGAATAAAATCTATTTTTATTGCATTATGTATTTTCGGTATTTATCTATCGGGCTTTGCAATTGAAGCGGCGGATAAAAACGAAAAGCCGTGGCATCTTTTGGAACAAGCAAAAATTCAAATGGAAAAAAAAGAATTCGGTCTTGCACTCCATTTAACTAATAGGGCGAGAGATATTCACAAAGAACAAATGGAAGCAAAATATGCTTATATGTTCAATGCTCTAAAACCAAAAAGAGTAAGACATGAAGGAGACAATATCTCTGATGTCTACGAAATTCTACATAAGAGAGAAGACTATGATGCATGTAAAATCCTCGACGAAATATTTTTAACTCATCCTCCGATATTCTTCGATAAGTCTATCTCAAAATTAATGACATGGCTGGAAAAGCGTAAAGCCTTCCCTGAAACGGATTATCTTGCAGGTCAAATTTACTTTTCCGAAGGAGATTATGAACAAGCCATGCATTATTACAAAGAAGCATGGAAGGCTCACAAGTTTTTGGAAATTCCTGATGCACGTTTTAATATAATCTATTCACTTGCAGATACATCAAAACTTCTGCACAAATACGATGAGCAGGAAAAATACCTTTTGCTTGTTTTAACCGAAGACCCGATGTATGGAACAACAAATTTAGAAAGCGATCCTCTTCAAGCTATGATCAAAACTATAACTTCAGAAAAAACGACGGAAAAATTCTTTTTATTATACCGTAACAGAAATCCGATAGCATTAAAAGCCTATATGGATCTTACCGAGATATATTCTGAAGCAGGCAAAACAAGAAGAGCTCTTGCAACGGCAGTCCTTGCTTCAATAATCACCATAACAAACCTCGACGATATAATATCCAAAGACGATTATAATTACGAGTATACCGAATTTGCAAGTCTGCTTCATAAGCTCAACCGTAAACCTGAGGTTTTGGTATGGGCCGAAAAACAAAACTTTTGGCGCTCCTTTATGAATCTTGCAGACTGCCTTGCAAAAAACGGAAATATAGAACAAGCATCTTATCTTTATTCAAAATTAGCCGAATCGATTCCTTCGATCAAGTACGCACAAGAAGCCGTATACAAAAAAGAACAGCTAAACAAAAAAATATTTATAAGAGCAGATAACTAA
- a CDS encoding zinc dependent phospholipase C family protein, with amino-acid sequence MPDFYSHYAHGQKVFDLLPAEIKGVISNRNLYNLGLQGPDFLYFHKPFKKNDNPVLDLASDIHNKNCTDFFNSVLNKITIRPNTDEFSYIMGFVGHFGLDSCCHPYVNSMVTEMNLNHAEIEMEFEKFLLKEDGKPPFKYKAHQYINITKKEAEAVAAIYRCLLPSLTVDDILLSFSTFKKGKHFFYAPTDFSQKIRLTLFKLLGLYDFLNGHIMKTADHPQSKITNKKLFSLYNNSIQITAELMDNFYKKLIEDKPLLDRFNYNFA; translated from the coding sequence ATGCCGGATTTTTATTCACATTATGCTCATGGGCAAAAGGTTTTTGATCTTTTGCCTGCAGAGATTAAAGGTGTAATTTCGAATAGAAATTTGTATAATTTAGGTTTACAGGGACCCGATTTTTTATATTTTCATAAACCTTTTAAAAAGAACGATAATCCCGTTTTGGATCTTGCAAGTGATATACACAATAAAAATTGTACGGATTTTTTTAATTCCGTTTTAAACAAGATAACAATTCGGCCTAATACCGATGAATTTTCGTATATCATGGGTTTTGTCGGACATTTCGGGCTTGACAGCTGTTGCCATCCCTATGTAAATTCGATGGTTACCGAAATGAATCTGAATCATGCGGAAATAGAAATGGAGTTTGAAAAATTTTTATTAAAAGAGGACGGAAAACCTCCTTTTAAGTATAAGGCTCACCAATATATTAACATCACAAAAAAAGAGGCTGAAGCGGTAGCTGCTATTTACCGCTGCCTTCTTCCTTCTTTAACTGTTGACGATATTTTATTGTCGTTTTCTACATTTAAGAAAGGAAAACATTTCTTTTATGCGCCTACAGATTTTTCACAAAAGATACGTTTGACTTTGTTTAAACTTTTAGGTCTATATGATTTTTTAAACGGGCATATTATGAAAACTGCTGATCATCCTCAAAGTAAGATAACCAACAAAAAACTTTTTTCTCTTTACAATAATTCGATACAAATAACCGCAGAACTTATGGATAATTTTTATAAAAAACTTATAGAGGATAAGCCTCTTTTGGACCGCTTCAATTATAATTTTGCTTAA
- a CDS encoding BCCT family transporter has translation MNTEDELGVKALELKGKNEIDWLITVLPLVVIICLTVLVLFFPVESMKVVDALWYVFVNKLGFFYILLGLGLVFTAIGLAFSRFGTVKLGNLEKPRYGNFAWGSMIFTSTMAADILYWSLIEWAYYFGESPFGLSSLSLAERQDWASAYPLFHWGITPWAFHIVPAVAFAYMLHVKGRTKQKLSESCRPIFGDKIDGPIGKMIDVFSVIGLLAGTATTFSLATPLLSLAVSTIFGIPQGKLLTLSILLIIAAVYTAAVLLGLRGISQLAKISVVSFCVLLGLVFIASPKIYIIETSITGIGKVIQNFFSMSTWMDPLRISGEGGAGFPQNWTIFYWAYWIAWFVATPFFIGTISEGRTIKNTIIGGLICGIAGTYCSFIILGNYGLHLQSHGILDAASAIKEMEASQVILQILNTLPYAKIVLGVLIITMIAFYSSTFDAITLVIASYSQTNLEKHAEPKKGLRAFWAIVFIMLPAALILVGTNLNQLQSLSIIAAFPLGIIIILIVISLFKELKHNGGYR, from the coding sequence ATGAACACTGAAGATGAATTGGGCGTAAAGGCTCTTGAGTTAAAAGGCAAAAACGAAATAGACTGGCTTATTACGGTATTGCCCCTTGTGGTAATAATATGTTTGACGGTTTTGGTTTTGTTTTTTCCTGTAGAATCGATGAAGGTTGTGGATGCCCTTTGGTATGTTTTTGTAAATAAACTGGGCTTTTTTTATATTTTACTCGGCTTGGGTTTGGTTTTTACCGCCATAGGTTTAGCCTTTTCCCGTTTCGGCACGGTAAAACTTGGAAACCTTGAAAAACCCCGTTACGGGAACTTTGCATGGGGCTCCATGATTTTTACTTCGACCATGGCTGCCGATATTCTTTATTGGTCTTTGATAGAATGGGCCTATTATTTCGGTGAAAGCCCTTTCGGTCTATCTTCCCTTTCGCTTGCAGAAAGGCAGGATTGGGCATCTGCTTATCCCCTGTTCCATTGGGGAATAACACCTTGGGCTTTTCATATAGTGCCGGCCGTCGCCTTTGCCTACATGCTTCATGTAAAGGGAAGAACAAAGCAAAAGCTCTCTGAAAGCTGCCGCCCGATTTTCGGGGATAAGATTGACGGCCCCATAGGCAAAATGATAGACGTTTTTTCGGTAATAGGTTTATTGGCAGGAACTGCTACAACCTTCTCGCTTGCGACGCCTCTTTTGTCTTTGGCTGTTTCTACCATTTTTGGAATTCCTCAAGGAAAACTTTTAACTCTTTCAATTCTTCTTATAATAGCGGCCGTATACACAGCTGCGGTTTTATTGGGGCTAAGAGGAATTTCTCAGCTTGCAAAAATTTCGGTCGTGTCTTTTTGTGTTCTTCTCGGCCTTGTCTTTATAGCTTCGCCTAAAATCTATATAATAGAAACAAGTATAACCGGCATTGGAAAGGTTATTCAAAACTTTTTTTCTATGTCCACATGGATGGATCCTTTGCGTATTTCGGGAGAGGGCGGGGCAGGCTTCCCGCAAAACTGGACAATCTTTTATTGGGCCTACTGGATAGCATGGTTTGTTGCAACTCCTTTCTTTATCGGAACAATTTCCGAAGGCCGCACAATAAAGAATACCATAATAGGCGGGCTTATATGCGGTATAGCAGGAACTTATTGTTCGTTTATAATTTTAGGTAATTACGGGCTTCATTTACAATCGCACGGAATTTTAGATGCGGCCTCTGCCATAAAAGAAATGGAGGCTTCTCAAGTTATCTTACAAATTCTTAATACTCTTCCATATGCAAAAATTGTTTTGGGCGTTTTGATAATTACTATGATAGCCTTTTATTCGAGTACCTTTGATGCAATTACTTTGGTAATAGCGTCTTATTCTCAAACTAATTTGGAAAAACATGCCGAACCTAAAAAGGGCCTGCGTGCTTTTTGGGCTATAGTTTTTATAATGCTGCCGGCTGCCTTGATTCTTGTGGGAACAAATTTAAACCAGCTTCAAAGTCTTTCGATTATAGCGGCTTTTCCTTTGGGGATTATAATAATACTGATAGTGATAAGTCTTTTTAAAGAGCTCAAACACAATGGAGGATATAGGTAG
- a CDS encoding sugar phosphate nucleotidyltransferase: MKRRYFQIIKLMQKDKDLPQRDIAKKLKISLAYVNKILFDMEHDGFLNTDGVPPFGKKRLTEQALNAFEECRVDNAIIMAAGFGSRFVPLTYATPKGLLEVFGERMIERQIEQLKAAGINDITIVVGYLKETFEYLIDKYGVKLVYNPDFKSKNNLSTLYHVRDKLKNTYILSSDNWLRENMYHSHEYDSWYSAVKVMGKTSEWILRLGLHDKIMSVKVGGRNGWVMYGPVYFSKDFSDKIRPMIETAYKNEDTDDWYWEDVYMRNIKELDMFANKQGEHQVYEFESLDDIRLFDSSYLISSHDKWLELISNVFKRPEHSITNLKPLKFGMTNKSFLFEFEGEEYIFRIPGEGTEALINRKEEYEVYNAISSLNLSDSIIYFDPEKGVKITKFIPNSHTADARNAEDLKKCVKVARRLHESGLQVAHSFNLHERIDYYEKITNEKNGIFYHDYHEVRLLMNELLEIVEQMEKPHVLSHIDLVPDNFIINGNDVHLIDWEYAAMCDPLIDLAMFAIYAYYDNEELEHLMELYFERPVKKEERIRIYSYVALSGFLWALWTCYKESLGVSFGDYGLKMYRYAKDYYKKVKEIMNNEH; this comes from the coding sequence ATGAAACGAAGATATTTTCAAATTATAAAGCTTATGCAAAAGGATAAGGATCTTCCTCAGAGGGATATTGCAAAAAAATTAAAGATATCCTTGGCATATGTGAATAAAATCTTGTTCGATATGGAGCATGACGGCTTTTTGAATACCGACGGGGTTCCGCCTTTCGGAAAAAAACGGCTTACCGAACAGGCTTTAAATGCCTTTGAAGAGTGCAGGGTAGATAATGCGATTATTATGGCTGCCGGTTTCGGTTCGCGTTTTGTTCCATTAACCTATGCAACGCCTAAGGGCTTGCTGGAAGTTTTTGGGGAAAGGATGATAGAAAGGCAGATTGAACAGTTAAAGGCTGCCGGTATTAACGATATAACTATAGTCGTAGGCTATCTAAAGGAAACCTTTGAATACCTGATAGACAAGTACGGCGTCAAACTTGTATATAATCCCGATTTTAAGAGTAAAAACAATCTTTCTACCCTGTATCATGTAAGGGATAAATTAAAAAACACCTACATTCTTTCAAGCGATAATTGGCTTAGGGAAAATATGTATCATTCCCATGAGTATGATTCATGGTATTCGGCAGTTAAGGTTATGGGAAAAACATCGGAGTGGATTTTACGGCTGGGATTGCACGATAAGATTATGAGTGTTAAAGTCGGGGGGAGAAACGGCTGGGTTATGTACGGGCCTGTTTATTTTTCAAAAGATTTTTCCGATAAAATTCGCCCGATGATTGAAACGGCTTATAAAAATGAGGATACAGATGACTGGTACTGGGAAGATGTTTACATGAGGAACATCAAAGAACTCGATATGTTTGCAAACAAACAGGGTGAACACCAGGTTTATGAATTTGAATCCCTTGACGATATCCGTCTTTTTGATTCTTCTTATCTGATCTCTTCCCATGACAAATGGCTTGAGCTTATTTCGAATGTGTTTAAGCGTCCTGAGCACAGTATCACCAATTTAAAACCTTTAAAATTCGGAATGACAAATAAATCTTTTTTGTTCGAATTTGAAGGTGAAGAATATATCTTTAGAATACCGGGAGAGGGAACCGAAGCCCTTATCAACAGAAAAGAAGAGTATGAAGTTTATAATGCTATTTCTTCTTTAAACTTAAGCGATTCGATTATTTACTTTGATCCGGAAAAAGGGGTGAAGATTACCAAATTTATTCCGAATTCTCATACTGCTGATGCACGTAACGCCGAAGATCTTAAAAAATGTGTAAAAGTTGCCCGCCGACTCCACGAATCCGGCTTACAGGTTGCTCATTCTTTTAATTTACATGAACGGATAGATTATTACGAAAAAATTACAAACGAAAAAAACGGAATTTTCTATCATGACTACCATGAAGTCAGACTCTTAATGAACGAGCTTTTGGAAATAGTCGAACAAATGGAAAAACCTCATGTTTTAAGTCATATAGATCTCGTTCCGGATAATTTTATAATAAACGGAAACGATGTTCATTTAATTGACTGGGAATATGCTGCCATGTGCGACCCCCTCATCGATTTGGCTATGTTTGCCATTTATGCCTACTACGATAACGAAGAGCTTGAGCATTTAATGGAGCTTTATTTTGAAAGACCTGTGAAAAAAGAGGAAAGAATCCGTATTTATTCCTATGTTGCTCTTTCAGGTTTTTTATGGGCCCTTTGGACTTGTTATAAAGAGTCTCTGGGAGTCAGTTTTGGCGATTACGGCTTGAAGATGTACCGCTATGCAAAAGATTATTATAAAAAAGTAAAGGAGATAATGAATAATGAACACTGA
- a CDS encoding sodium:alanine symporter family protein gives MEQFLQNLTSLVSSANGFIWGVYFLIPLLCGTGLFFTIRLKGVQFTNFGRGWKRLFSNFSLSGKEAGKHGMSSFQAVATAIAAQVGTGNLVGAMTALIMGGPGAIFWMWLAALAGMATNFAEAAIAQIYKTKDDSGQTVGGPAYYISEGLKGKCGAGFSKFLAGFFAVAIILALGFMGNMVQANSISDAFQNAFHVPTWVTGAVLAVIAGVIFMGGVKRIASVTEKVVPIMAIVYIVVGLIVVIINAAQIPEMFAMIFKGAFNPKAVWGGALGFGMGRAVRYGVARGLFSNEAGMGSTPHAHAVADVKHPVEQGVLGIVAVFIDTFIVLNVTVFTVLSSGVVKFEGSEPTMKGIKLVQEAFSQHLFGSTFGYLFIAICLLFFAFSTIIGWYYFGETNIRYLFGTKGLIPYQLLVVIFIFVGSLLKIDLVWELTDFFNGIMVIPNLIALLLLSGTVAKVLNDYNKGLPFDASQYK, from the coding sequence ATGGAACAATTTTTACAAAATCTTACAAGCCTTGTTTCTTCGGCTAACGGATTTATTTGGGGAGTTTACTTCCTCATTCCGCTTCTATGCGGTACCGGTTTGTTCTTTACAATCCGGTTAAAAGGTGTTCAGTTTACAAATTTCGGAAGAGGCTGGAAGCGTCTTTTCAGCAACTTTTCATTAAGCGGTAAAGAAGCCGGAAAGCACGGTATGAGCTCTTTTCAGGCTGTTGCTACAGCTATTGCTGCTCAAGTAGGCACAGGAAACCTCGTAGGTGCCATGACAGCCCTCATCATGGGCGGCCCCGGAGCTATTTTCTGGATGTGGCTTGCAGCTCTTGCAGGTATGGCAACAAACTTTGCAGAAGCAGCTATCGCCCAAATTTACAAGACAAAGGATGATTCCGGACAGACAGTAGGAGGCCCTGCATACTATATTTCTGAAGGTCTAAAAGGAAAATGCGGAGCAGGATTCTCCAAATTCCTTGCAGGATTCTTCGCAGTAGCCATCATCCTTGCCCTAGGTTTTATGGGCAATATGGTTCAGGCTAACTCTATTTCCGATGCTTTCCAAAACGCATTCCATGTTCCCACATGGGTAACGGGCGCTGTTCTTGCAGTTATCGCCGGCGTTATCTTTATGGGCGGCGTTAAACGAATTGCTTCGGTTACCGAAAAAGTAGTTCCTATTATGGCCATTGTATACATTGTAGTAGGTCTTATCGTTGTTATTATCAATGCAGCTCAGATCCCCGAAATGTTTGCCATGATCTTTAAGGGAGCTTTCAATCCCAAGGCTGTTTGGGGCGGCGCCCTCGGCTTTGGAATGGGAAGAGCCGTACGTTACGGTGTTGCCCGAGGTCTTTTCTCGAATGAAGCAGGTATGGGTTCTACACCTCATGCCCACGCTGTTGCTGACGTAAAACACCCCGTAGAACAGGGCGTACTCGGTATCGTTGCAGTATTTATCGATACCTTCATCGTTTTAAACGTTACGGTATTTACCGTTTTAAGCTCAGGCGTTGTAAAATTTGAAGGAAGCGAACCCACAATGAAGGGAATTAAGCTGGTTCAAGAAGCCTTCTCTCAGCACTTATTCGGCTCAACATTCGGCTATCTCTTTATTGCAATCTGTCTTTTGTTCTTCGCTTTCTCAACCATCATCGGCTGGTACTATTTCGGCGAAACAAATATCAGATACTTATTCGGAACAAAGGGACTTATCCCCTATCAGCTTTTGGTAGTTATCTTTATCTTCGTAGGAAGCTTACTTAAGATTGACTTGGTTTGGGAATTGACCGACTTCTTTAACGGAATCATGGTTATACCCAACCTTATAGCCTTGCTCTTGTTAAGCGGAACCGTTGCTAAAGTCTTAAACGACTACAACAAGGGTCTTCCCTTCGACGCAAGCCAGTATAAATAA
- a CDS encoding GrdX family protein, which produces MQTNSQNNQRIIITNNPRVKTFYEEDRTGFKNRYTLRFLDSRDAVFEEVRNLIHSNWKLLNHAMAGNIPLHKHPYRSMALEQRTELDTNSLILWESAMERVKRGKTPPYPDDVLEDFQELDYNLFSGSLVR; this is translated from the coding sequence ATGCAGACAAATTCACAAAATAATCAAAGAATCATTATCACAAATAATCCCCGGGTAAAGACCTTTTATGAGGAAGACCGGACAGGTTTTAAAAACAGATATACGCTCAGATTTTTAGATTCCAGAGATGCAGTCTTTGAAGAAGTCAGAAATCTCATCCATTCCAACTGGAAACTTTTAAACCACGCAATGGCAGGGAATATACCTCTTCACAAGCATCCTTACAGAAGTATGGCCTTAGAACAAAGGACAGAACTGGATACCAACTCTCTTATTCTTTGGGAGTCGGCAATGGAACGCGTAAAAAGAGGCAAAACACCGCCCTACCCTGACGATGTCTTGGAAGATTTCCAAGAACTGGACTATAATTTATTTTCAGGTTCGCTGGTTCGATAA
- a CDS encoding HD-GYP domain-containing protein, which yields MNTYNAEQTKDLSFFNKNVYLDKKFLLLIPETPLTAELKAILNEWDFSLLYSDGEPSSFMTVRPDRVSSSGKDVLDSSKENEILSDKIKKQKEIMEEVENKFWEFLRFTDKIFTDYTMKKILDPRFIFDRIKELCDFVKTDKKNILLIEMQKYSSPTNYLVMHSLRSSIFAIIIGLQLKMPPHRLIELGAACLLHEIGMFRLPPQYYMYDAPLSEEGKKALFTHPVLSYNILKTSSFSLPICLGVLEHHERENGQGYPRGLTKEKISMYGKIIAVACSYEAATAPRPYKEAQDASSSIVEMIKNTNGQYDETILKALLYSLSFYPVGMYVHLSNGKIAKVIDVNPNDPRFPIVQIYGKTTPMGDPVIVQTKAREVTVKRQLSKEELKSIDRNTI from the coding sequence GTGAATACCTATAATGCAGAACAGACAAAAGATTTGTCTTTTTTTAACAAAAATGTCTATTTAGACAAGAAATTTTTGCTTTTAATCCCCGAAACACCGCTTACAGCCGAGCTAAAAGCCATTTTAAACGAATGGGATTTTTCTCTCCTCTATTCTGACGGCGAACCTTCAAGTTTTATGACTGTAAGACCGGACAGAGTGTCATCATCGGGTAAAGATGTTTTAGACTCAAGCAAAGAAAATGAAATTCTATCGGACAAGATAAAAAAACAAAAAGAAATCATGGAAGAAGTCGAAAATAAATTCTGGGAATTTTTAAGATTTACCGATAAAATTTTTACCGATTATACGATGAAAAAAATTCTGGATCCTAGATTTATTTTTGATAGAATAAAGGAACTCTGCGATTTTGTAAAAACAGATAAAAAAAATATCCTTCTAATCGAGATGCAAAAATACAGCTCTCCGACAAATTATCTGGTAATGCACTCTCTAAGGTCCTCAATTTTTGCCATAATTATAGGACTTCAGCTTAAAATGCCTCCTCATAGGCTCATAGAGCTGGGAGCAGCCTGCCTTTTACATGAAATCGGAATGTTTAGACTTCCGCCTCAATATTACATGTATGACGCACCATTGAGCGAAGAAGGAAAAAAAGCTCTTTTTACGCATCCGGTCCTTTCATATAATATTTTAAAAACATCCTCTTTTTCTTTACCCATATGTTTAGGAGTTTTGGAGCACCACGAAAGAGAAAACGGACAGGGATACCCGCGAGGACTTACAAAAGAAAAAATCTCAATGTACGGCAAAATAATTGCCGTTGCCTGTTCCTATGAGGCGGCTACAGCTCCACGTCCTTACAAAGAAGCGCAAGATGCTTCTTCAAGTATCGTAGAAATGATAAAAAACACCAACGGACAATATGATGAAACTATTTTAAAAGCCCTTCTTTATTCTCTGTCTTTTTATCCTGTCGGAATGTATGTGCATCTTTCTAACGGAAAAATAGCAAAGGTAATAGATGTAAATCCCAATGATCCAAGATTTCCGATTGTACAGATCTACGGAAAGACAACTCCCATGGGAGACCCTGTTATTGTACAAACAAAGGCAAGGGAAGTTACCGTAAAAAGGCAGTTATCCAAAGAAGAATTAAAAAGTATTGACCGGAATACTATATAA
- a CDS encoding Smr/MutS family protein gives MSKNFGDILDEWERITGKPYGKKQIKKDEHSIKKTQKINAKKENTKKINPMEMWLRRYGVEDKDAQEELTSVDYARQRKILREMRCEDEIDLHGMTCDEAESALNIFFENSIRRGLKKILIIHGKGNHSGGGAVLAPFVRLYLEKHKRAGESGHPKNADGGTGSTWVILK, from the coding sequence ATGAGTAAAAATTTCGGCGATATTTTGGACGAATGGGAAAGAATTACGGGAAAACCCTACGGAAAAAAACAGATAAAAAAAGACGAGCATTCAATTAAAAAAACTCAAAAGATTAATGCTAAAAAAGAAAATACAAAAAAAATAAATCCCATGGAAATGTGGCTAAGACGATACGGGGTTGAAGATAAGGATGCTCAAGAAGAGTTGACTTCGGTCGATTATGCGCGCCAGCGTAAAATTTTGAGAGAAATGCGCTGCGAGGACGAGATCGACTTACATGGTATGACCTGCGATGAAGCTGAATCAGCCTTAAATATTTTTTTTGAAAATTCCATCCGCCGCGGATTAAAAAAAATTTTGATTATCCACGGCAAAGGAAATCATTCGGGAGGCGGAGCTGTTTTGGCCCCCTTTGTACGGCTCTACCTTGAAAAACATAAAAGAGCAGGGGAGAGCGGTCATCCTAAAAATGCAGACGGAGGAACCGGCTCTACCTGGGTTATACTAAAATAA
- a CDS encoding lipopolysaccharide assembly protein LapB, translating to MVKISRIICIGFIVFVISSCTKTDRVKLNFLSGYLAWKQNDWNKAASKFLNSIDLAEEADDKELKNYVDFAVGSIYLMQNEDSSALSRFDAINENKDETLNSYIYYQKGIIEFKNQDYGKAVAFFKKSLELNPNSIDAKINFELSMRYQKKQKDKPANSQGVNISQDEEDKLSEKTILNLIRKKEKERWQDRTQENKQPSAFDY from the coding sequence ATGGTAAAAATAAGTAGAATAATCTGTATAGGTTTTATCGTTTTTGTTATTTCGTCGTGTACTAAAACCGACAGGGTAAAACTTAATTTTCTTTCGGGATATCTTGCATGGAAACAAAATGATTGGAACAAGGCTGCATCAAAATTCTTGAATTCTATAGATTTAGCAGAAGAAGCCGACGATAAAGAACTTAAAAACTATGTTGATTTTGCAGTCGGTTCCATTTACCTTATGCAAAATGAAGATTCTTCCGCTCTTTCCCGTTTTGATGCGATAAATGAAAATAAAGATGAAACATTAAATTCATATATTTATTACCAAAAAGGAATAATAGAATTTAAAAATCAAGATTACGGAAAAGCTGTAGCGTTTTTTAAAAAATCCCTTGAACTGAATCCGAACAGCATTGATGCTAAAATTAATTTTGAACTGAGTATGCGCTATCAAAAAAAACAAAAAGATAAACCTGCTAATTCTCAAGGAGTGAATATTTCACAAGATGAAGAAGATAAATTATCCGAGAAAACTATTTTAAATTTGATACGAAAAAAGGAGAAAGAGCGATGGCAAGACAGAACACAAGAAAACAAACAACCTTCGGCATTCGATTATTGA